One Athene noctua chromosome 30, bAthNoc1.hap1.1, whole genome shotgun sequence genomic region harbors:
- the ACVRL1 gene encoding activin receptor type-1-like isoform X2, with protein MPCGACGRAVLALMTLSLGFAADELLCACDVPHCSQPTCTGTVCFVSKRKEEGTVTQHRGCFSQNILENCHTPVTEQYGMKCCSSSMCNAELEIFLQGEEDLSKAPSLPNLLLMIFVPLLTLLVLAALTALFCWKVAQHRHKKSDLGDTDLMLKASMLGDSTLEDLLNDDCTTGSGSGLPFLVQRTVARQITLVECVGKGRYGEVWRGVWHGESVAVKIFSSRDEQSWFRETEIYNTVLLRHDNILGFIASDMTSRNSSTQLWLITHYHENGSLYDYLQRTTLDVETCLGLASSIICGLVHLHVEIFGTQGKPAIAHRDLKSRNILVKSNRQCCIADLGLAVMHSQGSDYLDIGNNPRVGTKRYMAPEVLSEQIRTDCFESYKKTDIWAYGLVLWEITRRTVVNGIVEEYRPPFFDAVPSDPSFEDMKKVVCVDQQTPVVPNRLFCDPVLLALAKIMKECWYQSPSARLTALRIKKTLKKLNNSLEKPKMEQ; from the exons ATGCCGTGCGGAGCCTGCGGCCGGGCCGTGCTGGCGCTGATGACGCTTTCCCTCGGCTTCGCAGCCG ACGAGCTGCTGTGCGCCTGCGACGtgccacactgcagccagcccACCTGCACCGGCACCGTGTGCTTCGTCAgcaagaggaaggaggaaggaaccGTCACCCAGCACCGGGGCTGCTTCTCCCAGAACATCCTGGAGAACTGCCACACGCCCGTGACGGAGCAGTACGGCATGaagtgctgcagctccagcatgtGCAACGCCGAGCTGGAGATCTTCCTGCAAG GAGAAGAGGACCTGAGCAAGGCGCCTTCCCTGCCCAACCTCCTCCTGATGATCTTCGTCCCGCTGCTCACCCTCCTCGTCCTCGCGGCGCTCACGGCGCTCTTCTGCTGGAAAGTGGCCCAGCACCGCCACAAGAAGAGCGACCTGGGGGACACGGACCTCATGCTGAAGGCATCGATGTTGGGAGACAGCACTTTAGAG GACTTGCTGAACGACGACTGCACCACGGGCAGCGGCTCGGGGCTGCCCTTCCTCGTCCAGCGGACGGTGGCTCGGCAGATCACCCTCGTGGAGTGCGTGG GCAAAGGACGCTACGGCGAGGTGTGGCGAGGCGTGTGGCACGGCGAGAGCGTGGCCGTGAAGATCTTCTCCTCCCGGGACGAGCAGTCGTGGTTCCGCGAGACGGAGATCTACAACACCGTCCTCCTCCGGCACGACAACATCCTGG GCTTCATCGCCTCCGACATGACGTCGAGGAACTCCAGCACCCAGCTCTGGCTCATCACCCACTACCACGAGAACGGGTCGCTCTACGACTACCTGCAGAGGACGACCTTGGACGTGGAGACCTGCCTGGGGTTGGCCTCCTCCATCATCTGCGGCCTCGTCCACCTCCACGTGGAGATCTTCGGCACCCAGGGCAAACCCGCCATCGCCCACCGCGACCTGAAGAGCAGGAACATCCTGGTGAAAAGCAACCGGCAGTGCTGCATCGCAGACCTGG GACTGGCCGTCATGCACTCCCAGGGCAGCGACTACCTGGACATCGGCAACAACCCCCGGGTGGGCACCAAGCGCTACATGGCCCCCGAGGTGCTCAGCGAGCAGATCCGCACCGACTGCTTCGAGTCCTACAAGAAGACGGACATCTGGGCCTACGGGCTGGTGCTCTGGGAGATCACCCGGCGGACGGTGGTGAACG GCATCGTGGAGGAGTACCGGCCGCCCTTCTTCGACGCCGTCCCCAGCGACCCCAGCTTTGAGGACATGAAGAAGGTGGTGTGTGTCGACCAGCAGACCCCCGTGGTCCCCAACCGCCTCTTCTGTGACCCG GTTCTGTTGGCACTGGCGAAGATCATGAAGGAGTGCTGGTACCAGAGCCCCTCGGCCCGCCTCACCGCCCTGCGGATTAAAAAAACGCTGAAGAAGCTGAACAATTCCCTGGAAAAGCCCAAAATGGAGCAGTGA
- the ACVRL1 gene encoding activin receptor type-1-like isoform X1 yields the protein MPCGACGRAVLALMTLSLGFAADELLCACDVPHCSQPTCTGTVCFVSKRKEEGTVTQHRGCFSQNILENCHTPVTEQYGMKCCSSSMCNAELEIFLQGEEDLSKAPSLPNLLLMIFVPLLTLLVLAALTALFCWKVAQHRHKKSDLGDTDLMLKASMLGDSTLEDLLNDDCTTGSGSGLPFLVQRTVARQITLVECVGKGRYGEVWRGVWHGESVAVKIFSSRDEQSWFRETEIYNTVLLRHDNILGFIASDMTSRNSSTQLWLITHYHENGSLYDYLQRTTLDVETCLGLASSIICGLVHLHVEIFGTQGKPAIAHRDLKSRNILVKSNRQCCIADLGLAVMHSQGSDYLDIGNNPRVGTKRYMAPEVLSEQIRTDCFESYKKTDIWAYGLVLWEITRRTVVNGIVEEYRPPFFDAVPSDPSFEDMKKVVCVDQQTPVVPNRLFCDPVSPRGGGHSPSHPKLDLCSPLNPSVFPSFLCLPQVLLALAKIMKECWYQSPSARLTALRIKKTLKKLNNSLEKPKMEQ from the exons ATGCCGTGCGGAGCCTGCGGCCGGGCCGTGCTGGCGCTGATGACGCTTTCCCTCGGCTTCGCAGCCG ACGAGCTGCTGTGCGCCTGCGACGtgccacactgcagccagcccACCTGCACCGGCACCGTGTGCTTCGTCAgcaagaggaaggaggaaggaaccGTCACCCAGCACCGGGGCTGCTTCTCCCAGAACATCCTGGAGAACTGCCACACGCCCGTGACGGAGCAGTACGGCATGaagtgctgcagctccagcatgtGCAACGCCGAGCTGGAGATCTTCCTGCAAG GAGAAGAGGACCTGAGCAAGGCGCCTTCCCTGCCCAACCTCCTCCTGATGATCTTCGTCCCGCTGCTCACCCTCCTCGTCCTCGCGGCGCTCACGGCGCTCTTCTGCTGGAAAGTGGCCCAGCACCGCCACAAGAAGAGCGACCTGGGGGACACGGACCTCATGCTGAAGGCATCGATGTTGGGAGACAGCACTTTAGAG GACTTGCTGAACGACGACTGCACCACGGGCAGCGGCTCGGGGCTGCCCTTCCTCGTCCAGCGGACGGTGGCTCGGCAGATCACCCTCGTGGAGTGCGTGG GCAAAGGACGCTACGGCGAGGTGTGGCGAGGCGTGTGGCACGGCGAGAGCGTGGCCGTGAAGATCTTCTCCTCCCGGGACGAGCAGTCGTGGTTCCGCGAGACGGAGATCTACAACACCGTCCTCCTCCGGCACGACAACATCCTGG GCTTCATCGCCTCCGACATGACGTCGAGGAACTCCAGCACCCAGCTCTGGCTCATCACCCACTACCACGAGAACGGGTCGCTCTACGACTACCTGCAGAGGACGACCTTGGACGTGGAGACCTGCCTGGGGTTGGCCTCCTCCATCATCTGCGGCCTCGTCCACCTCCACGTGGAGATCTTCGGCACCCAGGGCAAACCCGCCATCGCCCACCGCGACCTGAAGAGCAGGAACATCCTGGTGAAAAGCAACCGGCAGTGCTGCATCGCAGACCTGG GACTGGCCGTCATGCACTCCCAGGGCAGCGACTACCTGGACATCGGCAACAACCCCCGGGTGGGCACCAAGCGCTACATGGCCCCCGAGGTGCTCAGCGAGCAGATCCGCACCGACTGCTTCGAGTCCTACAAGAAGACGGACATCTGGGCCTACGGGCTGGTGCTCTGGGAGATCACCCGGCGGACGGTGGTGAACG GCATCGTGGAGGAGTACCGGCCGCCCTTCTTCGACGCCGTCCCCAGCGACCCCAGCTTTGAGGACATGAAGAAGGTGGTGTGTGTCGACCAGCAGACCCCCGTGGTCCCCAACCGCCTCTTCTGTGACCCGGTGAGTCCCCGGGGGGGCGGccactccccctcccaccccaagcTCGACCTCTGCTCCCCATTAAACCCGTcagttttcccctcttttttgTGCCTCCCCCAGGTTCTGTTGGCACTGGCGAAGATCATGAAGGAGTGCTGGTACCAGAGCCCCTCGGCCCGCCTCACCGCCCTGCGGATTAAAAAAACGCTGAAGAAGCTGAACAATTCCCTGGAAAAGCCCAAAATGGAGCAGTGA